The stretch of DNA gaggactaaattgaaggcCTAATCTTAGAGGATCAATGCAAATTTTCGACTTTTTCGATTATAATATCATTTGAGATCATTTGCATGTCAGTCATATGTTCTTGTTCATCTGTGtgatacttttttattttcagatTGGGAATTGGTCTAGATGGTTGAGTGATCTATTTGACATGAATGAAGAGGACTCACATGAAGATAAACATAGCTCTAGTAACAATGAGAAGAAAAATGACACATCTTTTAAGTCCTTCACTCTTCTTCATGCACTAAGTGATCTCTTGATGCTTCCTAAAGATATGATATTATGTGCATCCATTAGGAATGAGGTATATATGCCAATGATATTGTTTAACTTTTCTTACTTTAGTTCACgattttaaattgcggtttCGGTTATGTTTCAAACCTTTATATTGTGGAAAAATGTGGCCGGTGCAGTTGAAATTGCCATTGTGGCTCTGTTCCGGAGACTTAATCTGCAATATTACGGTCGCAATTTAGAACCATGCTTTAGTTGCTCAACTTGACCTAAGTTTCTTCTCTTCCATCTTCATGCTAAAATGATTATTGTTTGTGAAGGTATGCCCCATGTTTAGTGCACCACTTATCAAGAAGATTCTTGATAACTTTTTACCAGATGAGTTTTGCCCTGATCCAGTTCCTACAACTGTTCTTGAAGCTTTGGACTTAGAGGTAGATATTCAAATTtgaacttattaattttttgattcATATTGGACATAGACCTATGTTGGTTTAGCACATGTTACATTtaatcattttcattttgttaaattattatcaGCGTTGACGTGTTATTTTTAGTGTCGTATCCGATATCTGCATTTGTTTCTGTGTTTCATAGATATAGGTCAGGTTAACTTTGTTtgataaacaattttaaaatgatgATGTGCTGAAACTCGAATAGATTTCACTTGTGATCTCAATATTTTGTGTTTACTTGATGCAGAATGATATAGAAGATGGAAAAGAGTTTGGTAACAACTTCCCATGCACTGCAGCTCCAATTGTCTACTCACCACCGCCAGTAACTTCCGTCGCAAGCATTATCGGAGAGATTGGAAGCAAATCTCAGCTAAGAAGAAACAAATCCTCTATTGTTAGGAAGTCATACACAAGTGATGATGAGCTCAATGAATTGAAAGCACCATTATCTTCAATATTCTTTGGAGATTCCTTATCCTCGTCGGTAACAAAATCGAATTCAAAGTCGAGAGAAATTCGCAGTGAATCTCCTGTTAGATATGATCTTCTTAGGGATGTGTGGATGAATAGCAATTAGTCTTcttgcagaagattgaatgagATTTACAATCTTCCAAAGTGTGGATTGTGTGAAAAATACACAAGTAAATATGTAATGTAACCACCTTTGATATGGTTTTGGAACTATATACCAAAAATGTAGGAAATAGATCTTCTAATACAGTTACAGCAGGCACCGTTCCATCTAAATTGACGGATAAGATTATTTGATTGTGTAAATTAATTTAGACCGTCAAATCTAAAATTAATGACTGATATCACAAACTATGGCAAACTACTACTGCAGTGCAGTAAATCCAAGTCCAAAAGtgtaggctaaattgcagttttggtccctcaCGTTTCCTAATTGTGCAATTTTGGTCCCCCTGATTTGAAACGAGCGATTTTGATCCACCACATTTcttaattgtgcgattttggtccccctagtTTCAAACGAGCGATTTTAGTCCCCCACATTTGCGTCATTTTGCCTTTCTTGGTCCCTAttgactattttgacaaaaagaCTGCTGACAtgaatttttttgacacatgtcTTAATTATATGGAACAACctataagatttttttatatatgttttttataaataaaaaaacaaggAAGGGTCACCTGAGTCTGTTGATGTTAGCTGTCTATGTTCCTTGCCATGGCAGATGCAAGAGCTGTTTTCATTAAATTGACAGATCGATTACATAATATGATGACGATAGATGCATTGTCTATTGCAAAGCAGCAGAGGTTTGCAAAGGCGACTTTGAAGATTTTTGCACATTTGGCCAATCGCTTAGGATTATCTAATTGGAAGGAACAATTAGAAAACTTATGTTTTAAGCATCTCAACCCAGTGCAGCACAAGGAGCTTTCGTCGAAGCTTCTGCAATTGAGAGATTAGAGCAAGCACTCAAAGAGCTGTTTTCATCGTATAACATAAACAAACATTACTGAATAtcaaaatatagtcaaaattgcaattttttcaaaaagttgtatttcaaaaatgatttttataaaaatctatttgaaaatagcttcaaaattaagggatcttttgaaatttttatatccaaaaaaagtttcaataaaatgatgaaatacctaaaataacattttaagaataatggACCCATAAAGAGAGTTATAAGGTTAATTTGAAGACTTAAGTGATAAGGGCGGTTTTGGGTTTGATTTCTACCTCCATAAAAAactaacaaattaacaattaacgtatcattttgaaaaataaaatgcacTGATACTCTAAAATTTAACATCCATAATTcctaattaatttatttgattttatttggtgaaaaataaaatgcatcAATTTTGTCTTTAAACTATCACTATCTTGCTAATTTAATCCCTAAAACTGTTAAAACaaactaataaatataaatcTCTAAGTTATTCTCTCATCCAACTATTTATTATTcatttgaattaatttatttttgaacttatgcaaaAACAATGAGAAACTTATGAAGATGCAATTTTGGTTAGTGagaaatttatgaattaacataaaaacttatttatttgtataaactattttttataaccTCAAAAGTAAGACAATGCTAATAGGCCCTTagtctttaaaatataaaaataaactaaaagtCCCTAAGTATACTATTCTCTCATCCAATTATCTATTCCCTCTCGAATAATAGATCATTGAGTGAATACGTTAGTTGGTTGCGGATAAGCTTAAACATCACATTTTCTTgcagagaagagaagagaaaaactaatttgttattttctataataatttaTGAACTAAATTGAGTATTTTTATAGTTTAAGGACTACCGAGTCACTTTCGGTTGGTTGGTCGTTGAAATAGtcaattttttaagtttttatagcttaaaatagtcaataaaaaaagacTAGcattcttgaccaaaaaaaaaaaagaaaaagactagcattatttttttgaaggaaaaaaaaaagactagcATTATGTTTGCTAacgatattattttttaatataccttataaaaataactaattctttgaccaaaaataaaaataattagttgtgttgaaaatattaaaaaaattctataaaaagcgAAAAAGGAAACTTATTAAGATCGAAAACAAAGTAAACGTGTTAATTGTGCGTAAAGTGTTTATGAACTCTTCTGTTTCTGTCAAAATTAATTCACAATAGAAAAAggtagaaaaagaagaaaaatgttcCTTTCTTTTTTCTAGTTAATTTCGTGACATGGTTTAGTCTCATTTGACGTACGGATACAAAGTAATTCGTTAGCTAATATATTTTGACACGACCAATTCATGAAATTAAACATTgatcaatgaaaaaaaaaattaaaaaaatttgatcaatTAATTTATATTCAGAAATATTCATTTAAAAGCTAACTAGTAGTCTagtactatatataaaataactaGGTCATCTTGTGTGCATATTATATGGTCTActtattttctaattttctgGAAATTAAGTTCGAGCTAAGTATTGGGTTGATATTTTTTCTTcgattttataaataattatttccaGTCAACTATTGATTCCTTTATCTCCTGAGTGTTCTCACTTTAAATATCTACTCTTGTATGTGTGGTACAAAAATCTTTGACGgtcctctttttttttcttttttctttgttgaaaAGAAATATGCCTCATGCATGacgaaatatataaaaataaattcaatttcataaCTCTTGCATGTTTCTCACACCCGGTCGTTCAAGTTATTGGGTCAACCCCACAACAAATTTTGCCacaaaccatatatatatatatataaggtcaCAATTATTTTTGCCTATAGCATCTTCATACTttcttctttataaaaaaaattctcgaTACTTTCGTTTTTCATCTATAGTCTTgtacaatttaattttgaagttaGAGTTATAATACATTGATACatacaaaattacaaattaataTATACACTATGGACGTCATGGACAAGGTGAGTCAATATATACGTGTGTTCAATCACTTTGATGAAAATGGAGATGGAAAAATATCGCCGTCTGAGCTACGGCAATGTGTGGAAGCAATCGGGGGCAAGATGTCGAATGAGGAGGCGGAAGTAGCGGTGGAGCTTCTCGACTCAGACAGAGATGGGTTATTTGGGTTGgatgattttgtgagatttgtAGAGGGAggaaaagaggaagaaaaagtgAATGACTTAAGAGAGGCTTTTAAGATGTATGAAATGGAAGGGTTTGGTTGCATCACACCAAAGAGTTTAAAGAGAATGCTTGGAAGATTGGGTGAATGTAGAAGTGTTGATGAATGTCAAGCTATGATTGCTAAATTTGATATTGATGGAGATGGGATGCTTAGTTTTGATGAATTTAGGGCAATGATGCTTTAACATATTGAATTTCCAAGTTTGAACATGAAAAAATTCAAGTCACATGAGTAAGAGATTGAATTCATAaaacttacaatttttttttgtttgaattaatTTGTACTATTACATTTTGCAAAAAGTTGAGAATACAAGAGTTTATCTTACGATAAATATTTGGTAAACATTCTGATATACATCTTATTTTTATCTATATATGTACCGATATATTGTTGGGGAGGTTAATTCTAACAGGTCTCTACTGATTAATAAATACTATTGatgaatatatcaaaattattcaCCTCGACAATCTATTAGTAATATATTAAAGTAAAATGTATACagaaaaattcatttaaatatatattttggaagttttttttttgtttttttatgggATATGTCCCACACACTTTCTCTTCCACCATTGGGAGGTCAcctttgttgttgtttctttgtaaatatgtaacaaaatttgattttaaggTCAAGTAAGTTTCTCCTTtaaaaatctaatgtatttcACTTTTAGTCTTCCACATCAACTCTTTATTCAAAATGCTCACGTGGCAAACTACAGTACATCAACATTGCTGAGTTAGACTAAATCATGTATAATTCTTttcagaaaataaaattgaaaaaaaaaaagtcattagtCTTTATATAGTTTCAACATATATCTTCGTCTAAAACTGACTAATTTATATAGTTCAGAATGATACGACAATATAGTCAttagtctttatttttttgtattgagAAACTATGATCAATTTGTGTGCATGGTAGATATATAACTTAAGAGAATTATAAATTTATCTatatacaaaattataaaaagaaaattggttTGAAAGACTTAAGGACCCGTTTGATGCACATGATAGagaaacaggatatgataacactttttttttatttaatttttaattttccgGTTTATAACTTTAATTAAATGTATAAGTGAAGTAAAATAATAAAGGGATAAAATGGGAATATTAGATTATTTGTAGGGGTGAAAGgttaaatgttggggtagaaaaaaaaaaattcaaacaattatcaaaatgtAAAGAAACATTTTTGGTGAGGCCTTTCCTAGGCGAGCCCAGTTTTGGTGAGGCCTTTTTTTGGGCTTGGCCTTTGGGTCGAGCCTGTCAGCTATGGACCAATAGAATCCATTGAAATAAATAGGAAATTGTATTTCTAGGAATATGGGGAGTATACTAGATACCAattgtcttttattattttaagttaaataattaatttaatttcaggtaaatttagtcctttattttttttatgtcatttttttcctttttgattttCACCCATGTTTGTATATGATTTTTCAAGTTTCAATTCTATTGCTTtcgaaaaataattgaaaaaggtacatttttctttctcttttgccTTAATAAAAGTGTAGGATTAGTGTCCCTATAAGTGTAGCTCAATTAGCAGGAACAtcgtattatatatacatacatggTCCGAATTAAACTCATAATTTCCCACTTATTTTGTTCAAGGAGTAAATTTATTGTTATTAGATTACttggaaaaaaatgaaaaaaaagcaTAGGATTGATAAATGGATTTAGGACTTCAAAATTATCTTTTATCAAACTTATTCATTGAGAAAACGATAAAAAGCAATGGACAAATTGAGTCACATTGCACTAATTATATATGCTGGTGGCATAGTCTTTGAAGGGTGAACATGAAAAGATAAAGACACAATGCACTAATAATGCCTTCAAGTATATATATACATTGAATAAAAgcttcttttaattaaatttgctCTTATCCATTTCCAAGCATTGGGTGCAATTCAGGCTAATGATGAATTATTATCTTTATAATACTACGATGAAGACCCTCTTGTTTCCCTTTCCTAATTTGAtcatataataaagttaatattgtttattgagaaaaaaatagTTACCAATATATGTTGATTTAAGTGAGGAATTAGTTTGTTTAAGTAATTTATGGCTCAAATTAGTCCGAATTCATTCTGGCCTCAAATCCACAACCAATGATTTGGAGTGGATTTGTGGTGGCAGCCGCCGGAGTAAGAGACATAAGGTGAAGAACGTCATTGATGCTCCACAAAGAGGAGTGATGTACCGACCAACACCTTGATGCTCAAGTCAACATTTGATTGAGTAGAGTGAGAAATTATATCAAACTATACCTTATGATATATACAGGGGTCTTTTGTAAAAGGCACATCAATGAGTGTAAAATGTTGATGGATGTTGATGTTCACAAATATGTTTTGACTTAGTATTTTTGCTTCTCTTTTTATGGTGCATTAgcaattgttattttattttatatatggttTGTTATGTATTTGTTTAATGTTTAATTGAAAATATCCTTAATGTCATACAGATTGTATGTATATAGGTGTGGAAGAATGGAATCTGAGCGTCAATTAGAGAATGTCGTTGGTGTTGAGGATCGGGTAAGTAATGAATTATCCTTATTTGCATTGAAGTATGTAAGTATATATTAGCATATCGGCCGACGTAGCTACAAGGTTGTATTTTGCTGATCTAGATATTGCTTATAAGTTCTACCATTGGTATGGAAGAGCAACTGGGTTTTCTGTGCGTAAGAGTCGTTTTGTGAGGAATGTTGCTGGTGTAGTTGTTCAACAATCGTTTTTATGTTATCATGAAGGATATAGAGAAAATATTAGTTTAACACCGGAGAAACGGCAGCATGAGCAAAAAACAATACTAGGTGTGGATGTGGAGCCACATTCAGAGTGCACAAAGATATTGTTACAAGTTGTTGGCATGTGACGTTATTTGTATTTGATCATAATCACGCGTTGTTAGAGGGTATTATGTGTGGTATGTTAACTGGACTTAGAAAGATGATGGGGACGGATATTCAGGATATTGAGAGTCATGGAAACGTTGGGATAAGGCCATATCAGATGTATGGTGTAATGGCTAATTCCGCAGGCAATTTCCACAAAGTagagtttgtaaaaaaaaatttatacaacCAAGTAAGCAAACAAAGGAAAGAAATAGCGTCTGATGCTAGTGCTGCTGTGAAATATCTTCATGATTTTGAAAAGATAGACCAACTGATGTTTGTTGCACATAGTGTTGACAAAGATAATAGGCTGGAACGACTGTTTTGGTGTGATGGAGAAAGTAGGAAGAACTTTGAAGTGTTTGGTGATGTTTTAGCTTTTGATGCCACTTACCGGAAGAACAAATACAATTGTCCATTTGTTGTTTTCTCCGGTGTAAATCGTCACAATCAAACCGTAGTTTTTGCAACCGGTCTTGTAACAATGGAGACAGAAGAAACATATGTGTGGTTGCTAGAGCAGTTTATGTGTGCAATGCAAGGCAAAACTCCATTATCTGTGATAACTTATTGTGATCTTGCAATGAAATATGCTATCATTAAAGTGTTTCCCAAAGCGCATCACCGATTATGTGCTTGACATCTACTAAGAAATGCTACGGCAAATGTTGGGATACATAAATCCATGTGGTATCTAAAACGTTGTATGTTGGGTGATATTGAGATCAACAAGTTTGAAGAGATTTAGGGTGAAATAGTAAGCAAGTTTGGTTTGGAAGACAACATGTGGATCAAGGAAATGTatgcaaaaagaaaaatgtgaTCGACAGCCCACATGAGGGAATTTTTCTTTGCAAGATTAAGGACAACATCTCGACGTGAGACTCTCCAAAGCCATCTTCGTCAATTTGTCCATTCAATGATcaactttttaaatttgttcAACAATTTCAAAAATGCTTAACTTATTTTCGGTTTAGGGAAGTTGAAGCTGATTTTCAATCTAATTACGGAGAGCCTGTCATTCAAAGTGGTCTCCGTAGTATTGAGAAATCAGCTGCTAATCAGTATACGAAGAAGATCTTCAACATGTTTAAACTTGTTCTTAATAAATGTATGTTGTTGAAGGTGTTGGAAGTACAAGAAATGTCAAGATGTCGCATTTACAAACTGGGGAAGTATTGTGGTAATGGTGAGGCTTATTATGTTACACATTTAGAATATGCCGTGGATAAATTCAAATGTTCGTGTCTTAGAATGGAATCAATTGATTTGCCCTATGATCACATTGTGTGTGTTTTGGTTTTTCTTGATATTGCTAAACTTCCAACATACTTGGTATTGCCGAGGTGGACCAAAATTGCAAAATAGTCAATTGTTGGTAATTATCCGGGGGTAGTCTTTATTGGGACTCACAAGTTGCTGCTCGATATTCTAGTTTGGTGAAGATGTCGAAGGACGTTGCTGAGTTGGTGTATGATGATTTGGATGATTGCAATTGTGATGTTGACATCCTCAACGCTGAATTAAAGCGTCTCAAAGCTAAGCATCCAAAAGGTAAGACGACTGTTGGCAGTAGTACAATGGATATAAATGTGTTGGATCCTCCTCAAGTTAGAACCAAGGGATGTGGTTTTAATCCTACACCGACACCTCGTAAACGTAGACGCGGCCCAACCTGTGGTGAATGTGGCAACATTGGTCACAACAAGTGTTTCTGTCCGAATTCAAAGACTGTTGCTGATGATGCAGTCACACCTAGTCCCTTTGACGATAATGTTGTGAGTTCTTAATTGGatttatctttttcttcatttagcagttaaatagttttattttagTTCGGTTACTAGTGCTATTTtctggttttttttatttttttgtgtcgATCTTAAGTGGCCAGAATTGTGTGTATTGGGTGCTGCTACAGGTAGGTAGCGTTGTACATATGTCATGGTTTTCACCTGTTTAGTTAAGGGTAATGTTGTTATTGGTTGTAGAGTCATAGCATTATTAGAAATTTACAATAGTTGTGACAACTATACTAAGAGATAAATTTAACGCAAATTAATGTTAAGAATATGTTGGTGGATTTAGAATATTTTCATAATTAAGAATGTAACTAAAAACATAACATAGTTAAATATTTTACCTTCACTAGTGTCAACCTGTTCGGAGAGATGTGGGGAATTGATTGGACTAACTTCAAAAGTGGGTGTTTGGTGAGCAGCTTCTGGCTCGGGAGTGGATTGTTGAGCAGGCTGGAAGTTTTCTGCTAACCGACTACCAATTTCATCCCATTGTACCACCTCTTTTTTATAATGATCTCGGAAATTGATTGAACAATTTCCTCTATTTGCTTTGAATTTTATCGTTTTCATATCAGATCCAACATCTTGTAATTCAACTCCATCAAGGACCTCAAACTATTTTGCTACAACATGTGGACAATGACGCTCCACATAGTTGTAGCAAAATAAAGGGGCGACGACTGTACGATATTGGATTTGATCGTGTAGGTGGGGGGGCAACATTTCCAAATTGTATGGATGCCACGTAATGGGTCTCACATCTGCTTCTATATTCTatgttatacaaaaaaaaaaaagataaagattaaaaaataaagatataattAGTGTTATATCATAATGGTTTGTAAAATTCTTACCTCCTCCTGTCTCAGGAGCTCATGTACCAAATTCAACTGCAACTGTAATGCGCTGTTGATCTTCTTGTGGTGGTTTGCGCCGGTTCTCCCAAGTGACTCTATCAAATATGCCAGTTTTGGCTTATTATGAGCCTGATTTTCCTCCGCAGTAATATTGAAGATCGTATAAAGACCTCTAAAATGGGAAAAGAAGAAGccctatgaaaaaaaaaagttggtgaaaaaattatcaaaaaaagagataaggaaaaaaaaatgataagaaaaaaaatgctcTTACCATTACAAGCCATGTGAAGCCGTCAATTGCCTTATCTTTGGTCTTCCATTCCTTCATACCTTGATACAAGTATGCTAACATTGCTGCTCCCCAAGCATAAGAGTTTACTTCGTCCAATTTTTCGATAAATTGGACGTAAGAAGTTTTGCAGTTTTGTCCGTTCCCATTTGGAGCAATTAGGCATGTCACAATCATGAGAAGGACAGCCTTGATCCTCTCATCACTATTTCTATTTGTATCGCAACAAATATTTCTCAACTTGACTAGGCTAAGTAAAGATGTCCTTTCTGAAAAAAGTCGATAGAAAGCATCTTGATCTCTATTGTCAGTGGGGACAATGGGCCGGCCTATAATAGGCaaattagtcaaaaataaaacGTCCTCCAATGTGACGTTCATGTGTTGTTGACCACAGActctaaaataaaaatcattttctgtATGTTCATAAAGTGTCATGAACTCTTGCAacaaaaatgttgaaatttcCACACGTTTACCGGGGATAAGTCTCAAGAGGGTCAACAGAGAACTTCCATCACCATTATTATCAATTCTGTTGTTAATTAAGAGTTTAAAGTCTTCATCTAATTCTGACCACAATTTGTACAAACTCATCAGTTTTGAACTTCCTTTAGCTTTTGTTGCCATTTCCTGCATTCATATACCATTCACATAAGAATGAATACTATGAGACATACTCCTAGCATAAAATTAGGTCAGCGTTGAAGAGCAAccgataaataaaaattaagagatgattagtaaataaaatttacaagtacacaataaataaaattaccaaTTAAGAGAATATGTAAAAGTTATAAttctaaaaaaatcaacaaaatcctttactgtaaaacaaaaaaaaaatcaacaaaatcctTATTTAGATATTGGGATAAGAAGTACTGATTTTAAatgtttctaatttttttatgttgtagGCCACTGCAAGCACAACTGTGATTTATCAGATTTTTAATGTCATCAGCATAATATGTGAGATGTTAGTTGATTATTTCTGGCGCAAaattcatactttttttttccaatttatgTATCGTTGATTtcgatgttttttttttgtttcagatgAAATGGTTAGACTTCTGTTCGTTGTTAATATGATGTTTTGTTGACTTCTGTTCGTTGCTATTATGATGCTTTGTTGTTAGTGTGTTGTtctattctaaaaaaaaaaattagtatctCATTAAAACGAGAAGGCTATGTAATGTACTTGACTGTGAAATGGGTTTGTAATGTATTTGTATGTGATGAATTTAACGTGTTGAAACTAAGCAGTGTATGAAAGCAGATAGTACTGTATTCATGTCTTACATTCGTAAGAATATTTTATGATGTAATTGACATTGTTATGTTATATCATTGTGCTGCATTGATTTATTTTACATGATCTGAGAATGTTTGTGATTTAATGGATGAATCATATAGGTGTATCAGCACGACAACTATGAGAATATTTCGCCTTTTACGTTATGCATAACATTTCTTGAGCATGTTTTCTAATGttcatcaatattttttaagcTGTGTGTGGGAGTTTTAAGACTGTTCTACTTTTAATGTATTGTGTTTTCATTCTTTTGAAAGCGTTGTTTGATGAATTTGATTCATTTAGCCAGCACCCACTAAGTGTGTAAGGTTGAAATGTTTAATTgtgcacattttttttttttatcataccTCTGTATTCAACATGAAAGAGTTTCATTCCTCTTTATTTTCGTGTGCTTTCAATAGAACCAAAAACT from Trifolium pratense cultivar HEN17-A07 linkage group LG5, ARS_RC_1.1, whole genome shotgun sequence encodes:
- the LOC123885246 gene encoding putative calcium-binding protein CML19, whose protein sequence is MDVMDKVSQYIRVFNHFDENGDGKISPSELRQCVEAIGGKMSNEEAEVAVELLDSDRDGLFGLDDFVRFVEGGKEEEKVNDLREAFKMYEMEGFGCITPKSLKRMLGRLGECRSVDECQAMIAKFDIDGDGMLSFDEFRAMML